The genome window CACGAACAGGGCGAAGCCGACGAGCAGGGCACTGAGCAGGGAGGCGAGATGACCGGGCGCACCGCAGGCCGCACAGCCGTGGTGGTCGGCGGCGGCCTGGCCGGACTGACCGCCGCGCTGCGGCTCGCCGAGGCCGACGTCCGGGTCACCCTGCTGGAGGCCCGGCCCCGGCTCGGCGGCCTGGCCTTCTCGTTCCGCCGCGGCGAGCTGACCGTGGACAACGGCCAGCACGTCTTCCTGCGCTGCTGCACGGCTTACCGGGGCTTGATCGACCGGCTGGGCGCGGACGGGAAGGTAAAGATCCAGCCAAGGCTGGAGGTGCCGGTGCTCTCCGTCGACGAGCACGGGCACTACCGGTACGGCCGGCTCAGCCGGTCCGACCTGCCCGTGCCGCTGCACCTGTCCGCCAGCCTGGCCCGCTACCCGCACCTGGCGCCGGCCGACCGGCTGCGGGTGATCCGCGGCGCGCTGGCGCTGCAGCGGCTGGACCTGGCCGACCCGGCGCTGGACGCCGTCTCGTTCGGCGAGTGGTTGCGCTCCCACGGGCAGAACGACCGCACCCTGGCCGCGCTCTGGGACCTGGTCGGCGTGGCCACCCTGAACGCCCGGGCCGACCAGGTCTCGCTGGCGCTGGCCGCGATGGTCTTCAAGACCGGGCTGCTCACCGAGCGCGGCGCCAGCGACATCGGCATCGCCTCGGTGCCCTTGGGAGCGCTGCACCACGACCTGGCGGGCCGTGAACTGGCCGCCGCCCAGGTCGAGGTGCGGCTGCGGACCAAGGCCGTGGAACTGAAGCCGGACGGGGACGGCCGGCACACCGTGCGGCTGGACGGCGGCGAACTGCTCACCGCCGACACCGTGGTGCTGGCCGGCGCCCAGGACACCGCCCAGGCGCTGCTGCCGCCGGAGTCGATCGACGGTCAGCGGCGGCTCAGCGAGCTCGGCTACGCGCCGATCCTCAACGTGCACGTGGTCTACGACCGGCCGGTGCTGCGCCGCCCGTTCTTCGCGGCGCTGGACTCGCCGGTGCAGTGGGTCTTCGACCGCACCGCGCACTCCGGCGTGACCGCGGTGCACCCCGGTGCGCAGTACCTGGCGCTCTCCCAGTCGGCCGTGCAGGACGAGATCGAGTTGTCGGTGGCCGAGTTGCGCGGCCGCTACCTGCCCGAGCTGGCCCGGTTGCTGCCGCCGGCCCGCGGGGCCGAGGTGCTCGACTTCTTCGTCACCCGGGAGCGGACCGCGACCTTCGACCCGGCTCCGGGCACGGCCGCCCTGCGGCCCGGACCGGTGACCCGGGTGCGCGGTCTGCTGCTGGCCGGTTCGTGGACCGCCACCGACTGGCCCGCGACCATGGAGGGCGCGGTGCGCAGCGGCCACGCGGCGGCCGACGCCGCGCTCGCCGCCGCCGGTCGGCGCGCCCCGGTGGACCGGGGCGACGGACGGTGGCCGCGATGACCGCCCCGGCCGGCACCCAGCTCAGCACGCCCAGCAACACCAGACCTACGGCTCAGGGAGAGGGATCACTCGTGGAGGCACGTCCCAGCACGGTCGCGGGCGCGACGGCCCAGGCCGAACCCGTCTCGGTACCCGAGCTGCTGGCCAGGGGCCGCACGCTCTGCACCCCGCCGCTGCGCTCGGCGGTGTCCCGGCTCGCCCCGCCGATGGACGCGGTCGCGGCCTACCACTTCGGCTGGACCGACCAGGCCGGCAACCCGGTCGCCGGCGACGGCGGCAAGGCGGTCCGCCCGGCGCTGGCGCTGCTCTCCGCCGAGGCGGCCGGGGCCGGCGCGCACGCGGGTGTGCCCGGTGGCGTCGCGGTGGAGCTGGTGCACAACTTTTCGCTGCTGCATGATGATCTGATGGACGGTGACGAAACCCGCAGGCACCGGGCCACCGCCTGGACCGTCTTCGGTCCGGCCCAGGCGATCCTGGTCGGCGACGCGCTGGCCACCCTGGGCACCGAGGTGCTGCTGGACGCCGGCCGGACCGGTGCCGCCACCGCCGCCGACGCCGCCCGCGCGGTCAGCCTGATCACCACCGCCACCCGCAAGCTGATCGACGGTCAGGCCCGGGACCTCTCCTTCGAGCACCGCGACGTGGTCACCGTCGCCGAGTGCCTGGAGATGGAGGGCGGCAAGACCGGCGCCCTGCTGGCCGCCGCCGCCGCGATCGGCGCGGTGCTGGCCGGGGCGGACGACCGCACCTCGGACGCGCTGCAGCGCTACGGGCACCACCTCGGCCTGGCCTTCCAGGCCGTGGACGACCTGCTCGGCATCTGGGGGGCCACCGAGGTCACCGGCAAGCCGCACTGGGGCGACCTGCGCCAGCGCAAGAAGTCGCTGCCGGTCGCCGCCGCGCTGGCCGAGGGCGGCGCCGCCTCGCGGCGGCTGGCCGAACTGCTCGCCGACCCGACCGGGCGCGGCGAGGAGTCCGAGGAGGTACTGGCCGAGCGGGCCGCGCTGATCGAGCAGGCCGGCGGCCGGGCGTGGACCCAGGAGGAGGCACGCCGCCAGCACAGCACCGCGCTGGCCGCGCTCGACGAAGTGCCCATGGCCGACCAGGTGCGTGAACGCTTCGTCGCCCTGGCCGAGTTCGTCGTGGTACGAGAGAGGTGACAGCAAGTTGACAGCAACCGCGGACGGCCGGCTCGACCCTGAGTACGATTCCGAGCCGGTCGCGGTGGACGAACGGCGCCGGGCCCCGGGAGATCCGACCGGGGCCGGGCCGGCCGGGCAACACGCGGCGGCCACAGGGGGGCCGGCCGGCGAACCGGGTGAGGACCCGTCACCCCTGGACCGCGCGGCGATCGAGGACAGCCTGCGCCGGGCCACCGAACACCTGTTGTCGCTCCAGGACGAGCAGGGCTGGTGGAAGGGGGACCTCGAAACCAATGTGACGATGGACGCCGAGGACCTGTTACTGCGTCAGTTCCTCGGGATCCGGACCGCCGAGCAGACCGCCGCCACCGCCGAGTGGATCCGGTCGCAACAACGCGAGGACGGCACCTGGGGAACGTTCCACGGAGGTCCACCGGAGATCTCCACCACCGTCGAGGCGTACGTCGCGCTGCGCCTGGCGGGTGACCGGCCGGACGCCCCGCACATGCGGGCCGCGGCCGAGTACGTGCGCGGCGAGGGCGGCATCGCCGCCACCCGGGTGTTCACCCGGATCTGGCTGGCCCTGTTCGGCTGGTGGCCCTGGGAGCGGCTGCCGGAGATGCCGCCGGAGATCATGTTCCTGCCCAAGTGGGCACCGCTCAACATCTACGCCTTCGGCTGCTGGGCCCGGCAGACCATCGTGCCGCTGACCGTGGTCTCCGCCTTCCGCCCGGTGCGCCCGGCCCCGTTCGACCTGACCGAGTTGCACACCGACCCGGACAACCCCTTCCCGCTGCGCCCGCTGGCCCCGCCGACCAGTTGGGACGGCTTCTTCGAGCGGCTCGACCTGGTGCTGCACGCCTACCACAAGCGCGCGGTGCGGCCGCTGCGCAGACTGGCGCTCAACCAGGCCGGCCGGTGGATCGTCGAGCGCCAGGAGGCGGACGGCTGCTGGGGCGGGATCCAGCCGCCCGCCGTCTACTCGCTGATCGCCCTGCACCTGCTCGGCTACGAGCTGGAGCACCCGGTG of Kitasatospora viridis contains these proteins:
- the hpnE gene encoding hydroxysqualene dehydroxylase HpnE encodes the protein MTGRTAGRTAVVVGGGLAGLTAALRLAEADVRVTLLEARPRLGGLAFSFRRGELTVDNGQHVFLRCCTAYRGLIDRLGADGKVKIQPRLEVPVLSVDEHGHYRYGRLSRSDLPVPLHLSASLARYPHLAPADRLRVIRGALALQRLDLADPALDAVSFGEWLRSHGQNDRTLAALWDLVGVATLNARADQVSLALAAMVFKTGLLTERGASDIGIASVPLGALHHDLAGRELAAAQVEVRLRTKAVELKPDGDGRHTVRLDGGELLTADTVVLAGAQDTAQALLPPESIDGQRRLSELGYAPILNVHVVYDRPVLRRPFFAALDSPVQWVFDRTAHSGVTAVHPGAQYLALSQSAVQDEIELSVAELRGRYLPELARLLPPARGAEVLDFFVTRERTATFDPAPGTAALRPGPVTRVRGLLLAGSWTATDWPATMEGAVRSGHAAADAALAAAGRRAPVDRGDGRWPR
- a CDS encoding polyprenyl synthetase family protein encodes the protein MTAPAGTQLSTPSNTRPTAQGEGSLVEARPSTVAGATAQAEPVSVPELLARGRTLCTPPLRSAVSRLAPPMDAVAAYHFGWTDQAGNPVAGDGGKAVRPALALLSAEAAGAGAHAGVPGGVAVELVHNFSLLHDDLMDGDETRRHRATAWTVFGPAQAILVGDALATLGTEVLLDAGRTGAATAADAARAVSLITTATRKLIDGQARDLSFEHRDVVTVAECLEMEGGKTGALLAAAAAIGAVLAGADDRTSDALQRYGHHLGLAFQAVDDLLGIWGATEVTGKPHWGDLRQRKKSLPVAAALAEGGAASRRLAELLADPTGRGEESEEVLAERAALIEQAGGRAWTQEEARRQHSTALAALDEVPMADQVRERFVALAEFVVVRER